The genome window cacacaaaatctttttcactccatctttccacctccaatttggtctccctcttctcctcgttccctccacctctgacacatatatcctcttggtcaatctttcctcactcattctctccatgtgcccaaaccatttcaaaacaccctcttctgctctctcaaccacgctctttttatttccacacatctctcttacccttacgttacttactcgatcaaaccacctcacaccacacattgtcctcagacatctcatttccagcacatccatcctcctgcgcacatctctatccatagcccacgcctcgcaaccatacaacattgttggaaccactattccttcaaacatacccatttttgctttccgagataatgttctcaacttccacacatttttcaaggctcccaaaattttcgccccctcccccaccctatgatccacttccgcttccatggttccatccgctgacagatccactcccagatatctaaaacacttcacttcctccagtttttctccattcaaactcacctcccaattgacttgaccctcacccctactgtacctaataaccttgctcttattcacatttactcttaactttcttcttccacacactttaccaaactcagtcaccagcttctgcagtttctcacatgaatcagccaccagcgctgtatcatcagcgaacaacaactgactcacttcccaagctctctcatccccaacagacttcatacttgcccctctttccaggactcttgcatttacctccctaacaaccccacccataaacaaattaaacaaccatggagacatcacacacccctgccgcaaacctacattcactgagaaccaatcactttcctctcttcctacacgtacacatgccttacatcctcgataaaaacttttcactgcttctaacaatttgcctcccacaccatatattcttaataccttccacagagcatctctatcaactctatcatatgccttctccagatccataaatgctacatacaaatccatttgcttttctaagtattataaATATTGCAAAATTGGTTATGCCGTTAATTATTTCACATTTAACTCTTGAAGGGATATTTGGTAATGCAGGTGCCTAGTATATTCATGTAAGGCCCTTCAGTGTAACAGCTCATTCATATATTGCTTTGTTCAGATCACTGGTACTTAGCTGAGAGTATATCATAGGGTGTCTAGGTCAGTAATAGCATTGTCTTTGATTGTCCCTGCCTTCACTTGTAGATGACTCTCTTGAGGTATCCTGTCCATCAGCTTTTGGTAATGGGAGTTATCTTTAGTAGTCCTCAACACTCAGACAAGGATCCCTTATCAGTTCTGGCCACCAATATTCTTTAGTATTTTTAGTTTATATTTCCTCCAAAATGCAACTGTGGTAATTTATGCCAccagtagctgtctttttttttctctctttttttttacatggttATTGTGATTTGCACTGATTATCAGTTCTTAATCACTGGCTTGGGCTTTGAAGGCTACCATTACAAAACAGTTACTTTTGGTGTCCTGGTTACTGACATTCAACTAAAAGTCACTGTATTTTAGTTTTTCTGTTTAAAAGGGTTATCTTAGAATTGTTTTGACTGACAGTATGTctttagattattatcattttgaatTACAGAGAATGCCGTAAGGTTCTTTATCTTTCAGATGCCATGTCGCATAGCTGCCACTGTTCCGCgaggagatggagaaggagaACTAGACATATCATCATATTTTAATTCAAGTGAAATGCGTACCATGACTCATGCAGTCTCATATGCATTGGTGGCAGCTCAGGAGGCCATAGAGGATGCAAAGTGGAAGCCAGATGACTCAAAAGAAAGGGAGCAGACAGGGGTAGCTGTGGGTACAGGAATGGTGGACTTGGATGATGTATTAGCCACTGGTCAATGCCTCCAGCAGAAGTATAGTAAAGTTAGCCCTTATTTTGTTCCCAGGATTCTGGCCAATATGGCAGCTGGACAAattagcatgaaatatacttttCAAGGCCCTAACCATAGTGTCTCAACAGCCTGTGCCACAGGAGCTCATGCTGTTGGGGATGCCTTCCGATTTATCAAGCATGGTGATGCAGATGTAATGGTTTGTGGAGGTACAGAGGCCAGTATACATCCCTTAGGTATTGCAGGCTTTTGTCGACTCAGAGCACTAGCCACCAGGTTCAACGATTGTCCAGAAAGAGCTTCACGACCTTTTGATCTCCAGCGTGAAGGATTTGTGATGGGTGAAGGTGCTGGAATGTTAATCCTGGAGGAATATGAGCATGCCAGAAGACGTGGAGCAAACATTTACGGGGAAATCTTAGGGTACGGATTGTCTGGAGATGCTTACCATTATACGGCACCAAGGGAGGATGGTAAGGGAGCAGTTAGAGCTATGGCACGAGCCATTGAAGAAGCACAAGTGATGCCTGAGGATATACAATACATAAATGCTCATGCAACCTCTACACCATTAGGAGATGCTATTGAGGTTCAAGCAATAAAGTCTGTATTTAAGAATCATGCTCAAAATATCCATGTGTCATCCACAAAAGGTGCAACTGGGCACCtgcttggagctgcaggagctgtGGAGACTGTTTTTACTGTTCTAGCCTGCCATGCTGGTTACATACCTCCCACAGCTAACCTAGAGGATCCTGAACCAGGTTTAGATTTAGATTTTGTTCCTCAGGAAGCCAAAGCTTGGTTGCATGCTTCAGATAGAAGGATTGCCCTTACAAATTCTTTTGGATTTGGTGGCACAAATGCTTGTTTGTGCATAGGGTCTTGTGATTAGATTATCAGGGTTTAGTAGAATATGTGTATAAAGTTAATAAAGAGATTTGTACCAACTTCGTATTGTTCTGTCCCTGATATGAGAAGTGAGGCTTGGCTGTTATCCTTTTTTCCCCACTATAGTGAGTAAGTATCATGAATAAACCTatgaatatctatttatttattgtttgATACATTAGTTATATTTTTTAAGTAGTTTGTGATAGTTTTTCTGAATCCTAATGAAGCattctttttgcttctttgatGTATTTAAATCCTCAGCATAGATGATGCAGCATGTAATGTCATGTTTGTTTTTacctatttttttattttctctttttagtATAATCATTAGTGTGTTGGGAAGAGGTCAACTGTATCTTAAGGGACTGCACTCAGATTGACCTTTTCCTCGGTGAACAGTGAAGTGACTCCATGGGAGAGTTAGATATACTTGTACCAAACACATGACCTCTCAGAGGTCAGGGTATCATGTACCCATTATCCTTAAAGAATTGTTATCTAAGATCTCACTAGTCATAATTTAAGTAGCATTGACTCTCTTTAGCAGTGTAGATTACTGGTATGTACAAAATTACCCATTTCCCATGTGGATTTCATATATGTTTGCACACTCCAAGTGGTTGACCTATACACCTGAGAATGTACTTCTGAAATGGTGAGTCAGATTATCACACAGACAACCCTATTCCTTGAATGATAACTTTCTTGGCTATTGTTAGAGAACCAGCAGACCCCCTCAGGTAagactatgtatatatctcttgaCTTCACATGTCAGG of Panulirus ornatus isolate Po-2019 chromosome 73, ASM3632096v1, whole genome shotgun sequence contains these proteins:
- the LOC139748163 gene encoding 3-oxoacyl-[acyl-carrier-protein] synthase, mitochondrial, translated to MSYARRVVVTGLGLVTPLGVGVPHTWMEITAGKVATTALTDARYSKMPCRIAATVPRGDGEGELDISSYFNSSEMRTMTHAVSYALVAAQEAIEDAKWKPDDSKEREQTGVAVGTGMVDLDDVLATGQCLQQKYSKVSPYFVPRILANMAAGQISMKYTFQGPNHSVSTACATGAHAVGDAFRFIKHGDADVMVCGGTEASIHPLGIAGFCRLRALATRFNDCPERASRPFDLQREGFVMGEGAGMLILEEYEHARRRGANIYGEILGYGLSGDAYHYTAPREDGKGAVRAMARAIEEAQVMPEDIQYINAHATSTPLGDAIEVQAIKSVFKNHAQNIHVSSTKGATGHLLGAAGAVETVFTVLACHAGYIPPTANLEDPEPGLDLDFVPQEAKAWLHASDRRIALTNSFGFGGTNACLCIGSCD